tccCTTTTGTTGCCATTTTGATTCACTTTGGACCCCTTTTGGCATCTTCATCTCTAGCATACTCCTCACCACTACATCACTGCTATCTTACTGGCCGAGTCTTGAGTTTAAATTCTGATTGGTACGTAATTAAATAAAAACTGCAGCCCATTTCTATTCCACGTTCGAGGCTTGAGGGGAGCCTCGCGTAATGGGGAGTAttggaatataaagtgaattgcccacCTCTATTCCACGTTAGAGGTTCGAGAGGGCCTCTCGTGAGGCGGGGAGTGttggaatataaagtgaattgcccacCCTTCCCCATCAGCTTAAATAGGCTTGAGGGGGCCTCACGCAAAGGAGGCGTGAAGGAGTGTGTTgaaatataaagtgaattgttCGCATTTATTCTAAGCTAGATGTTTGAGGGGGTCTCACGTGAGGAGGAATGTTGGAATATAAAGCGAATTGCTCACATTTCTCTATCAGCTTAATCTTTTTGGTTGAATTGGTTGATGCATGCAACTCGATAATAGCCATGCAACATTTTTCATATAATAtcttttattaaattattacaggagtaactatatttatggcatcatatttttcataaaaaatagtcaaatcgtttttacactataattatattcACTTACACATTACAATGTacttacatatttatatatttacattataaatTTCAAATCTTGCATGTAAATCTTAAAATTTATACTGTAATTTTTCTCATCTCTAAATCTAAACCATAATCACAATGGGCCAAACGCATAGTCGAGTCACATCTGCACGGGCAAAACAAGCTAGCACTAATCTCAAGCAGATCAAACACCATACAAATCTGAGTGCAATCGAGAAGAAAATGTGTCGacacaataataatattttagtaCAAGTTTGCGAAGAGCCTGAGCACGCCGTAGcacgcggccatggcggcccACCCGCCGAGAAGCACCCtggccgccgacctcgccgggctcgcgccgccgagcgccgcgccAAGCGCCCCGAACCCGGCGagggcggccgaggtggcggcgcacacggcggcgacgcgcggggcCCAGGGGCGGACGAACCCGCCggccagcagcggcagcagcgcgCCCACCGTGAACGccagcgccgacgccgacgccgccttgAACGGGCTCGGAAGCCGgccgctcccctcctcctcgccgtcgccgtcgccgcgtcggcggcgttgCCTCCTCCtgcgccgggccgccgccacctcgatGTCGTACTGCGCGTACACGGACACGAACTCCCCGATGGCCATGCTGcacgcgccggcgacgaggccggcgacgcCGGAGACCAGCATCGCCCTGCCCGACTCGCTCACCGCGCCGACGCCGATCATCAGCGACGCCACGGACACCAGCCCGTCGTTGGCGCCCAGCACCGCCGCGCGGAGCCACTGCGCGCGGCCGGAGtagtccacgccgccgccgccaaacgCCTCTTCATCCTTCACCACCATcaccgcctcgtcgtcgccgacgccgacgacatggacggccgccacctcgccgtgtTCTTGCTTACCTTCTGGAGGAGgagacgtcgccggcgacggcgacggcgaggtggacaCGTGCACTACCGAGTTCATCTGCATCGCCATGGCGAGATCGATCGAGCTTGGAGCTttggaagaagagggagagagagtgtgtgaaGCACACGCCTAGAAATGGGAAGCAACGATGCCCATTTTTATAGCCAAAAATGGAAGGATAACTGATGATCATCTGATAATGCTTTGTGACTTGACAACTTAGTTTATTTGATGGACAAATTAAACATAGCTggaatatttaattaattagggatGTATATGTATGAACTGAATGTTTGGACTCTGAAGAAACCTTGTTGCAACTGATTGAGATGAGATGTACACACatatacaactctttttttATGCCAAAGTGTCCATAAATCATGCATACATGCACATATATCTAGCTAGAAAAAGCCTTTCTTTATGCACTAATATAAGTTTAATTGTATATTTGTACTCCATATATTATCTTCAGGGATGTTAACAAACGGAAGCCCTAAAATCCTGCAGAGCATTTGGAAGCCAAACTTTTTACccatttttcatgcaaaaaaaaaaaaacgctcaACCTAGATATAAAGCTCCTGATGTGGATACATTGTTTGTGGAGGTTTTGGACACTTGATGTGTTTATCTTGGAAGCAAATTAAGATTGCTTgctcttcaaaaaaaaagttgctatTTTCTTTGTACATCATGCCCAAGTACATTTTATCAAGTACAATCAATTGATGATGATATATTATTAGCTTGCTAATTTGGTCATTTACAGCTGATCAAAACAGTGATCACACATGTTCTCAAAGCTGTAGCTACATGGCCGCACGATCCATGTAATCTCAGGAGATTCGGAAGTGAATCACAGTGGCCACGCAGCACCTTAGTCGTCATCATTTCCATTTAAGAAATCAGCTAAATAGCCATATGCAGAGAGACAAGCCAATAAATTTAGTTTGTGTAGAAAATTTATTTGCTGATTTTGACCAAACATTGTGCCCGGATCGATGGGGATCATGGTGATTAGGTATTTAAGTGCACACATGCAGTTATCTCTCGATTGGCTTTTTCAGGAGATCGAGAAGAATCACGCCAACAGTTGCGGAAGATTAATTAACTTTAGCCTTGCGATCTTGTATTGAAAATTCTTCATCAATCTGTCccattctattttatttttaagagaGGAACTACCAATTAATATCCGTCTGataaatatatactccatccgttctaaaatataataatttttagcctttaaaatttgtcccaaatTAAATACAACAAATTATCCACCAACATTCCCTTATCAACCAATAACAACCCTCCATCATTCAATTTCATCACCTACATTcacttttcaaccaatcacaatcctccatCATTTAGTtctacctattttcttaatatattactgcgtccaactctaaaactccttatatttcggatggaggtagtagataACAAAGAATATAGGTACTTGAAATATTATACTATCTCCATTATTAAAtattccctccgtattttaatgtatgacgccgttgactttttgaccaatgtttgatcattcgttttattcaaaatttttgtgcaaatataaaaatatttatatcatacttaaagaacatttgatgatgcaTCAAGTCaccataaaataaataataattacataaattttttgaataagacgaatggtcaaacgttgaataaaaagtcaacgatgtcatacattaaaattaaaatatggtatggaggtagtacttgtTATTCTCACTTTGTAAGTCCTTTTCCGTGTGGCAGCGTCCATTGTTGGAAACCTAACTCAGCTCTTGGTGGCTTTGATGGTTGCGGCGGTGGCAAAGATGTGGACGAACGACTGCCACGGTCATGTGAGCAAAATCAAACTGGTACAATGATCATCAAACGGTTGATTTTAGAATTTCTGTTTCAATTCATGATTTGAGTTAGACAAGAGCAACATGCAACTTGTATGTCGTTGAAGAAACAATGGTTATACAGTCGAAGAAACATGCAACTTGTTATCTCTATCGTGATCTTGTTATAAGAACTTTTCATACTTTAAATGAAATTGTGATTTTGTAATCCACCGTCTTTTATCAAGCAATTTATGTAATAATTGGATGTATCCTTTTAAAGCAAATAATGAATATTCTATTAAaaaagatacatattttaactttgatcactaatttttttttaaaaaaataataaatacttaaaaaGATACCGTAGTATGTTACGTCCTTAATGTAAGCACTAATCTTTCATTTATTGTAATCTAaatatctaaaaatattagTCATCAAAGTTAAAACATTGATATTCAATAGTGATAAGAGTTTCCCTTACCGTTTGAGGGGGTTATCCCCCTGGCGGTAAGGCGGTTACCCAAAAACCGCGTGAAATTCATCctcaaatatttgaattcagaaATTAGCGGTTTCGCGGTTTTGGCGCGGTTACCGCTAATTGTGTAGCAGAACAGAAACAgtcttaaaaaattgaaaataacaCTTAAATGTGTGTAGAAATTAAGGATAATTTGAAGAATATATAGGATACTTGCGAACCTAACTTTTGGTGTAAAATACCAAAATTCGAGATGACCTTTTCTATATTATGGACTTGAAGCAATTCAACATTTCGTAGCATAATAATTCAACAAGCTCACATTTGAAAGTATGTGTCAGAGGTAGCGCgatagagagagatgagaggacCCGGGAGATATTTTCTCCACTTATGGGCCTTAATGGGTCGGATATTTTCTCCACCTAGGGCTCATTatattatttctctttttttattttctaatgtaCTTTCGGTTTTgccctcaaatttgaatttatctcactccttttcaaaaaaaaattctacaccATCTACCACTTCAAATCAAGAAATATataaatggatttttttttcaaaattttgaatttggacAAAATTCATCAAATCCTACCACCGGTAACGCCTACTGTACCATGCGGTAAGCGCGGTTACTGGCGGTAGGAGGTAGGAGAAACTTGATAGTGACATGTATTTGAGAATTTAATGGACGGAATGATTGATGTACGTTAATTTTATGTTGAATTCCTGATTGGTACTTTAGTTAATTCCAGACCAGTATAGTTTAAAGCCATATATTTGACACGCGATAAATTTCTTTTATTAAagggaaaagtccattttacaccctctaACTTTTGtgcttgtctaaaatacacccctGAATTACAAACCCGAAAATAATACaccctccaactattaaaaccagacACTTTAACCCCTTAATATGTTTTTATGGTGGTTTTGGTATGCGTGGATGCCAGCTATATAAATGCTCCACGTCAGTGGTTATATGGGCCAAAGCCCTTTCGGGGTTTGCCGTGAAGCGCAGCGGCCAGCAGCCGCGCGCGTGGCTtgccggagccggcggcggcgttagCTGGCAGAGGCGGTGGCACGGAGGAGGATCAGCCACGTACTGAATTGTTGGGTTGTTCTTGGATTAATTCTCGATTTTAGCTTCATGTCTATGAGCACGATTTGATCAACCCAAGCTGACCAGGTTCCTCTTGACAAAGTTGGCAactttagtcaaaaaaaaaaaaagttgccaagGTAAAACAACAACCCAATTTGCTGCCACCATTTGCTGTCATCACGGTGATCCGGTCGGGATTTCTAGTAGAGATACCGCCGGTGCTCCTCTTTGACAACGAGACAGTCCATGCCAACCCTCTACCTCACTGCATCAATGGAGCTCTGGTCGACGGcatggccggtggcggcggtgacatAGAACACACCGGAGATTATGTCGCCCTTGATTGACAGTCGCACGCCGGTGGAACAAGCAGATCGAGAAAGATGACTGGCTAAGGAACAACCAGAACGAGATGGAAATAGCGGCTGGTGAGCCTCCCGCTGCGTCGTCTCCCTAATGCGAAGCCCACCCCCAAGCCGAGCTCGAAGAAGATGGCGTTGGCGCCGAGCCCGCCCCTTTGCCCAAGGAGAAGAGGGGATCGGCAATGAACTCGACAGAGACCGCTCCCTTCGCCAAGCTCAGGAGAATACAGGCCGGCGGCGTGCTTGCCCTCCTTGGCTAAGCTCAGGGAAGCATACCAGAGCTCTGAGCCTCCGACGAGTTCTCccggagggagaggaaggaagaagatgggccagtcctcctcctctccctcgacCACGGTGTAGAGCCTCGCCCCCGCCGAAGAGAGAGACATCTGGCTTTGGCCTATAACCGCTGACGTAGATCATTTATACACCTAGCATATACGTGTACCAAAACCACCATAAAAACAACTCAAGGGGTTAAAGTgtctggttttaatagttagagGGGGTATTATATCCGATTTTGTAATTCGGGAgtgtattttagacaaacaCAAAAGTTGGAGggtgtaaaatagacttttcccTTTATTAAATTTCATGGAAATTGAGTTGATTcgatttcaaataattttttcaaaaaaaatgatctaCGTAGCATTCTAGAAATACCCCGTGTTTCTATGAGATATGtggatgaatatatatatatatatatatatatatatatatatatatatatatatatatatatatattatacattataaaaataatagatatatatgtttaaataatgtaaaaatgGTATGAAGATAATGATTTGAGATTGTTTgtatattgagttctaaaaatataataaaattgtaaaatgatatattatgcttgtatgatatttaaaatactataGATAATAATTACTAGTAGGTGTTGATGTGCACACTTACACGTTGAGCTTTAGAAGTTAGTGCACATCgactatctatatctatatagataGAATGAATTgtgtaaattttaattaaacctTAGGTATCATGACTATCATATGGCTCTTTCATTTAACGATGGTTCATTTCGATACCGATCAGTATCGTCTGTATGGGCCCATATATCAATGGCCCGAACGGCATCAGCTAACCATACGCCCGATGACACGAGTCATTTGGATACAATATACATAGGCCAGGTTAGCCAAAATTAAGAATAAGGAAAGAGACATGTATAATTATAGAGGAAATTTACTTCTTAGAGCAAATAATTAGTAGtatcccgcaaaaaaaaaaaggtagaatcgaaaaaatgggggaaaaaaagaaaagtaagtAAAAACAATTAAACACGCCCAGTGGGACTCGAACCCACAATCGCCTGATTAGAAGTCAGACGCCTTATCCATTAGGCCATGGGCGCTTCGCTACGTTAAATTTTCTCACTCTTTTGTTATTGAGTTATGTAATTCTACAATGCCATTGCTCCCCTCTATACCATGAGAGTTTGGTGGCGTTTGAATCTtgtgaagataaagattaagtgtttcacgtaaaatgaggtgataataacgtgtgattaattaatttttaattattacaaacttgaaaaatggattaatctgatattttagaacaactttcatatagaaagtttcgcacaaaacgcaccatttagcagtttgaaaagcgtgccactttaatccaaaatttcatccacCCTTTTAATTGGATTCGAACGGGGCCTTTGTTCGATCCGCTCCTAAATTTTGCCTCATCCCTTATATACCCCtaagtttttattttgatctcctctatgctattccgttagttgaccatGAGTTAccgttaaaatatttttaaaattgactATATTACCCCTCTCTATACTTATGTGAGTAGTTTAGTGCCAAAAACACAATTCTTATATGaaaaaagatctatttgtaaagAAAAGggaatataattatttgacaacaaaatttaatataaatctaaaatttttaaataaatgttaaattaacttttacaaaattcatcaaaatttgaacccgataaataaataattttggttCATGATTTCTAGCAAAACTCTTATATGGATTttgtcaaaaaataaatttgttcaacaatttaaattttctttttcaaattttacaataaataaTTATGCCCCATTTGATTTTATCATGAATTACAATTTTTCACATTGTGAATTATGAAGTAGATAGCACGTAAGTATGAGAAATGGATGATATggtaattttagaaaaatctaaCAACCAACttacggtcaactaacggaataGGGATAGAGGAGATTAAAATGAAAACTCAAGGGCATGTAGTGGATGAGGCAAAATTTAGAGGTATAGAAAAGATTGCGAAACTTTCAAGGGTATGTAGGGAATTTTCTCTTGCTCTTAGGTCCTTGAAAAATGAAAACGTGCTTATAGTTTATCTGTTAATTGCCATTGCTCTTTGTATGATGGGTAAAGAACATACAAATTTAAGATGTGATGATATAACTCAAAAGTATGGcatatcaaaataaaataatcaataGTGTGATTTTATAAAACTTTATGGTTATAATATCTAGATTTATATGCCACGTGTCAAAATTCCAGTGGTTTTTGTACAACTTAAACCGTAATATGTGTGGTTcggtgaaatttactctatagtTAGTTTTTGACACAATCCATTTACAAAATAAGTTCTACAAAAGGGCCAAAGTAACAAAATTTCAGCATATTCATATTCACAACCGCCTATACATCTGAAAAGAGGGACGCTCCGTACTATACTACCAGTGGAAATAATCTAAACCGTTTATTTTAAAAGATAGACTAGTAATGTACTAATGTAGGAGTACTAATATAGACTAGAGGTAATTTTGGCACCGGATGTTTGTCCGTCTATGGGCTGTGCGGACTCTGGGCCTGTGCGGACTCGTGTGGACCAACTAATGACGTGGGCCCACGTGTGTATGTGATTATAAAAGAACGTACTCCGTACGTCCGATCAGAAAAGAACGtgttgaataaaaaaaaaacgtgtcAGGTTAGGCTACGCTACAGCGTCAAGAAAACTGGATTAAAGTTTTTAAACACAACAAATTTCGGTTTCAATTTTAGACCAAATTTATCATGATTTCATCTGGTCTAGATCGGGTTGACAacggaaaaaaggaaaaatatttacGTCTGCAATTCATTCGGTTAGTCCAGAGTCCATTAACAACAAAAACACATGGTTTTTCATAGTGCACCCATAGATTAGAGCAGTACTAGTATTTTAGGGTAAAATATATTACGTCCAAAATTCATTCGGGACTATTCGGACCAGGTCGATAACAAAAGCACGTGGTTTTTTTTGGTCGTGAACACATAAATTAGAGAACTACTATTTTATGACAATATGTGAGGCTCAAGAAACACCCAATGGTCTTCCGGTGAGCTCCGCAAGATAGTGGGCTAGGCCTGACTTCGAAGCCTCACccattctatttatttgatattatacCCTTTcctaatatttgtgtttttaATATGTGAGGCTCAGTCAAAATCGTTTTAACCAAATTTCAACCGGAACTGtctaaatcataaaaaaaatctgttaCAGTTTTTGAAATAATTAACATTTAAAATCGTTTTAAATTTTCGATGGAATTTATTCGAATTTCAACCGGAATTGTCCTGACCGGGTCTAAATCATAAACAACTATGTTCAAGTTTTTGAAATAATTAACAttcaaaattgttttaaattttagatggAATTTATCCAAATTTCAACCGGGACTGTCCGGACCTTAATCATAAACAACTCGGTCAAAGTTTTTGAAATAATTAACATTCAAAATCTTTTTACTCTTTGGACGGAATTTATCCAAATTTCAGACAGGACTATCCGGACTGGGTCTAAATCATAAACAACTCGATTAAAGTTTTCGAAATAATTACCATTCAAAatcgttttaatttttagaCAGAATTTATCCGCATTTCAAATTGGATTGTCCGGACTAGGTCTTAATCATAAACAACTTGGTTAAAGTTTTCAAAATAATTAACATTCAAAATCGGTTTAATTTTTAGACAGAATCTATTCAAATTTTAAACAGGACTGTTCGGACTAGGTCTAAATCATAAACATCACGattaaagtttttgaaataaTTAACATTCAGAATCATTTTAAttcgagtaaatttcacattgcAGCATGTATTTTGACTAAAGTTTCACAATGGGTAAGGTCCACACCAAccttttcacttaacaccatatACGTTTGCACTAGTTGGCACTTTGAATTGGGATTGAGCACATCAAAAAAGTTGTCAGAGAAAAGATAGTTAAAATCATCAATTTTAGTGCCACAGTATTAAGATACAtatctttagaaaaaaatagcaaatcagaaaacaatttttttcagCAAATCACACTAAAACAATGATGTGAACATGTTTAAAAGTGGCACAAAATGATCAATACATTGGGGcaaatgaataaaaataaaatagaaaatagaacTAGTTAAGTACCACACActaaaaagaaggaagaaaacataaaaTGTTATGCCTTTTATAATTATCCATGTGTAAATCATATTTTAGACATGAAGCTCTCTCACATATTCTCTTGTGTTGATCACCCCTAGTCTAAACTGAAAACTTATGTAAAGATGTACGGTGTTAAGTGAAAACATTGATTTAACCCTAGTCCATTATGAAACCTTGGTCAAAATATGTGGCCCattgtaaaatttactcctTTAATTCCTAGACGGAATTTATCTGAAATTCAAATGGGACTGTCCGCCTTAATCATAAACAACTCGgttaaagtttttgaaataaTTTAACATCCAAAatcgtttttatttttagatgaaATTTATCCAAATTTCAAACGAGACTGTCCGGACCGGGTCTAAATCCAAATTTCAATCAAAACACTCCAATCCAACTATGACAGACACAAGGCAACGGAAGAATAAaccagtatgtttttttttttacaggtaCTTCACAATTGCAATTACAAGTAGTATACATTCAGCCACAAAAGCTATGATATACACAGATCGACACTTTCAGAACCACAAACTTCTCTTTTCCAATATTTTGCGACGCCGTAACCTTGTTAGCATGACGGGTTTCTGCTGCACCAGAGATAATATAAGATGCTGATTTATAGGTGAACAAAGCGAGAACATATAACAGTGAATATTCAGAAATCACTGGAATATGCATGTAGAGTTTTTCTTTGTCTTGCCACTCTTCTATATATTCTCTGTCCGAGAAGAATGTGCCTCACTCTACCTTGTTCTGCATAAGTTATGACATATGATCACACATTGTGCTGAAAATATCATCACAAGCTGAAAAAGTTTTTCTTTGTATTGCCTCACCCTGCCTTGTTCTGCAGAAATTATGACATACTAATCACACATTGTGCTCAAAATATCATCACAAATTGATAAAAACAACTGACAATGAAAGACATTTGGCGTGAACAAACAAACAGAAGGGCCCAATAAATAATCACTCTGTCTGTAAATGAGAGAAGAACAACCAAAGAAACACAGTACAGGGTTGCGACATAGTTACCTTAAGACGGCGGCATATTCAGATATCACTGTAATAGACATCTAGAGCATATATTGTCTGTCCCGAGAAGAATGTCCCTCACGCTACCTTGTTCTGCAGAAATTATGACATATCACTCACACCTTATACTGAAAATATCAACAGTGGATAAAAACAACTGACAATTCAAAAACACACATCTCCGTTAACAAAAGTATTTGTTCATTAAGCAGAACTCAAATAAGGCATCGCTGGTACACTGCACACTAGCATGGCATGCAAGAGAACTGAACTAATTGCAAAATCAAGAGATAGCACATAAGATCAAAATACCGGAGAGAAGATAAATTCTTCATGGCAATGGGCTTTTTGCCTGCTGCTCAGCGGCGGAGGTGCTGCTTTAGTGCCGGCCACAGAGGGTTGATGCTGCTATGGGGTCGGGGGACGGCGGCTGCCAGCCTTAGCCCCTGAGCCCAATGGCGGAGGGGCTGCGACACGGCCCGGTAAAGGCAGTGCTGCACCTGCCGGCAGAGGAGGCGCTGCGCAAtgcggaggcgagcggcggcggcggcagcaggagaGGCGTCGGAGGCTGCgagggtggtggaggcggcgatggagtgGCACGAGCGGCGGAGACGTGGGAAGCGATTGGGGCCGGCGGCAAAATACGATCATACCCCTCCGCACATTATTTTCTATGGACAATAATACCCCTCCACATTTCTACTACCATCAAGTGTGGTGGTAGTAGAAGTAAATCTCAACCCTTCGATCAAATATGATCCACGGTTCAGATTAATTTCTACTGCAAGTAGAGAGCACCGGAGTGGAGCTCATCTGAAAAAGGAAACGTGAAACCATTATCGTACATTTAATTTTCACCCC
The Oryza glaberrima chromosome 8, OglaRS2, whole genome shotgun sequence DNA segment above includes these coding regions:
- the LOC127783314 gene encoding vacuolar iron transporter homolog 3; translated protein: MAMQMNSVVHVSTSPSPSPATSPPPEGKQEHGEVAAVHVVGVGDDEAVMVVKDEEAFGGGGVDYSGRAQWLRAAVLGANDGLVSVASLMIGVGAVSESGRAMLVSGVAGLVAGACSMAIGEFVSVYAQYDIEVAAARRRRRQRRRRGDGDGEEEGSGRLPSPFKAASASALAFTVGALLPLLAGGFVRPWAPRVAAVCAATSAALAGFGALGAALGGASPARSAARVLLGGWAAMAACYGVLRLFANLY